TTCCTCGCGCTGTTCCGCGGCTGGGGACAGTTGTCCGGGGTAATTTCGGTCGCGACCCTCGTCTCCTACGTCACAGGCCCTGTCGCGGTGGTGTCCCTCCGTCGAACGGCCGCCCGCTTACCTCGTCCGGTCCGTATCGGCTGGATGAAAGTGGTCGCGCCAGCGGCGTTCATGCTGGCGTCGCTCATTCTGTACTGGGCCACGTGGCCGTTGACCGGTGAGGTCATCCTGGTCATGGTGGTGGGTGTGCCGATGTTCTTGTACTACCAGGGAAAAGGCGGCTGGAGAGACTTCGGGCGGACCATGAAAGCCGGGGTCTGGCTCATCGTGTACCTGCTGTATATGATGGCGGTGTCTTATCTCGGCAGCTCGAAGTTCGGTGGAACCAACCTGATTCCGTACGGCTGGGATATGCTCCTGGTGGCTGTTTCCTCGCTCTTGTTTTATGCCTGGGGTGTGCACAGCGGCTGGCGTACGCGCGATGTCGCCGAGCTGGAAGATGAAGCGGTGCAAGCATTGGCAGCAGAAGAAGGTGCTGCCTCCAATGATGCGTTGGCGTAAGGCCAGCGCGGGAGCCCCTTTTACCCGGTCCTGCCGGGTGAAAGGGGCTTTTGACGTACCAGACGCGCGGTGTGCGCCGACGCGACAAGCGCTGTCAGTCAGCGGGAAGTTCGGAGGTGCAGTGTGGGCAGCGGGTCGCCTGAAGCGGAATCTCCGTGGCACAAAACGGGCAGGTTCTCGCTGGTGCAGGCGGGGCTTCCTCGTGATGCGGCGCGAACCGATTGATTTGTCGAATCACCAGAAAGACCACCACCGCGATGATAAGAAAGTCGATCACGTTGTTGATAAAGCTCCCGTAATTAATCGTCGGGGCTCCCGCAGCCTCCGCAGCGGACAGACTTGGATAGTGTTTATCGGACAGATTGATGTAGAGCTGGCTGAAATCGACGTGCTTGAGCAGCAGCCCGATGGGCGGCATCACGATATCATTCACAAGGGATGAGACGATTTTATTGAACGCGCTCCCGATGATGATGCCGATGGCCAGGTCAATGACGTTGCCTCTCGCAATAAATGCCTTGAATTCACGGAACATCCAATCCCTCTCTTCCAATTCGAAAGTGGACATGCAGCGGTTACTATAGGATACGAGCAAGTATAGCGCAACTTGACGCCGTGTTTTGCCGCCGCTTCGTGATATGATGGAAGGGAATGAAGGGTGCGCTGGCACGGCCACAGCGCGCATGTACAGTGCGCGGAACCGGGAGGGAGAACCCTATGGAATTTGAATACTCGGACAAGGTCAAACAGTTGATGGCGAAACTGCAAGAATTTATGGAAGAAGTCGTCTACCCTGGCGAACAGGTCTATCACCAACAACTCGCCGCCTCCGGAAATCGCTGGCAAATTCCGCCCATCATGGAGGAAATGAAGGCA
Above is a genomic segment from Alicyclobacillus cycloheptanicus containing:
- the mscL gene encoding large-conductance mechanosensitive channel protein MscL, with protein sequence MFREFKAFIARGNVIDLAIGIIIGSAFNKIVSSLVNDIVMPPIGLLLKHVDFSQLYINLSDKHYPSLSAAEAAGAPTINYGSFINNVIDFLIIAVVVFLVIRQINRFAPHHEEAPPAPARTCPFCATEIPLQATRCPHCTSELPAD